The Sparus aurata chromosome 14, fSpaAur1.1, whole genome shotgun sequence region tttatcgGTTGTCAACAAGTCTaaagctacttcagttgtttgggagaatgctgctgaaactgttttttttttttttttgtagactGCAAAACTTCTCCCAACTTTACACCAGCATGAGGATGACCATTTAATGACTGAATCTTCAGTTTTGGGTGACCTTATCTTTTAATGGCATCATGACTgcagtgttttaatttaatataaTCATTAACATGGGCATCTCACTCTCACTGTGTTTTTTACTGGGATCAGATTGGTGGGTGATGTCCTCGGTATCGCCAACAGAGGAAGTGCTAGCGGACGGTTGTCGTCGAATGCGTGTTGCTGGTGTGCGTGCCGTGTTAACGTGTCATATCTGTCTTTATCGGAGCTCCGCTGAACCGCTCCTATAAATAGCTGCGCTGAGTGGCAGGAATTTCACAGCTAGGAGACCCCGCCATCTGAGGGCACAGCTGATTTTCCACTCTAACAATATAACAAGCTGTGCCAAAGCCTCTGCCAAGGTATTACTTGTCTTGCataataattacacaaaaacaaagttcaGGCCATTAAATTGCCTCACAGTAACAGTGGCATACTGTTATGAAACATTAGAATAAACCCAGAGCGCTCTCTTATCTGTTTTCCATCCTTCTtttctcatcttcctcctcagggTAAGAATTTGAAGTGCTGTATTTTGGCCGTTCTGTATCTCTCGCTCTGGCTGTTAAAAGTATTGTGATCGTACCACAGTGCTGGCTGGTGCCGAGCAGCCTTTTGCCTGCCCACCCCGGTGCAGAGACAGAACATAGCATGTCAGCCACAGAGATGACTCAGACACCGCTGACTCTGTGTCATCCTCATCTAAATTAAACTTCCCACTTGTTCGGTTTTGCCTGCAGAGGGACAACGCAGTTTGGAATTAAGTACACCGTTCAAGTGCTTGTGGAGGAGGAACTATTCAGCCGCTTTTCAATACATTTTCCAAATAATACAACCTGATTAACAAGTTGTGtctgttatataaaaaaaaaaaaaaagtttcaatgGCACTGCAGTTGCACGAACCCTTTCCGCTCACCCGTCTCAAGTTGCGGACGCTGCTGCCGCGGATGGACTCCATCAGCTGGTCGTGGGCTGACCTCATGGGCGTGGAAGGCCTGCTGCCCTCCTCCCCTCGCCTCTCCACCGACACGGGCCTCAGCGCGTTCTTGAGCTCCTTCAGTATGCAACTCGTCTCGTCCTTGCCCTTCTCCTTCAGCTTCCCCTTCTTGCCCTTCTTACCTTTCGTCTTTGTCACCTTCTTGCTGCCCGCCTCGTGCGCCTTGATGACCTCGGCGATCATCCTGGTGGGCTTCTTCTCCCTCGGAGGGAgaggcggcggcggtggtggagggggtgggggaggaggaggcggtggaggtggaggaggaggtggagcaggaggagtctGTTTTTTAGCCAGGTCGCCCCGCGGGAGTTTGGGCGAGGACCAGGGAGAGGCTCTGGGCGAGCTGTAGGGCGACGAACGAGGAGTTCCTTTCTAGAGATAGAcggaacaaaaaagaaaaggctagTAGGCTCGCTTACACTAAAAGTTGCAGGTGTTTGCATTGTGGAGGgtaaaatatcttaaaatgttGATTGTCAGATATAAAGGGAGGTACCATTTGGAGTGTAAAAGACATAATCAGTTGCATAGTATTCAGGTTTAAGCCATGTATACCTTACAGCTTACAGCGTTTGCCAGCTAGCGAGTAATGTCTTTAACAGACTTGGTCAAGTAAAGCATGCCTATCAGACAAACAGTCCAAATTTGTCCATGTCGTTAGCATGTAGCTTGTTAGCTGAAGAGCTCATCACAGTGATGGgcactttaaaaacaataaggagaacaaaagaaaagcagaattCAACTGTCAGCCAGTGGGACGCTAACAATAATAATCCTGTTTTATTACGCACATTTCATAATGGGTAAAAAGAAAGTACCAGAGCGGTGGTTCTGGGGTTAACAGCTCCCTCTGGCGCcccctgttgctgctgctgtctctgctCCTGCAGGCGTTTCTGCCTCTGGCGGTCCTGGTTCCTGGTGAGGATCCCCGTCATGCTCATCCTGGGACCAGGTAGGTTGAACTGGTAGCCCAGCTTGATCAAGGTGTGGTTTTCCCTCAGAACCTTCACCATCTCCATCTCTACCTGTTTAGGGAAGTTTGAGGAAGACAGACATTTCAAAATACAGGAGGACGAGAACGACAAACCAGATTATGGTCCCTTTGGAAGTGAGGATAGCTGACCTGTCCTCCACACATGTGTCTCTGGTTGTGGAATCGAAGCTCCGTCAGGGTGTTGTTTCCTGGCAGTGCTTGAACCATCGCCATCACACCCTTCCCCGTCACGTAGTTGGACTCTATGTTGAGGCTGGTGATGGACGAGTTCTCCTTCAGCATCTTAGCAACAGCCAGAGCCACGGGGTCGTCAGCTCGGGTGTTAGCAAGGCTAAAGACCCGCACGTGTGTGTTGGACCTCAGTGCCTCAGCGAATCTGATTAGGGTGTCCTAAGAAGTAAATAGAGACACTTATATAATCCAGAACATAAAGGTCAGAGCATCCCTGAAGACATTTAACACTTCGGTATGGCCAGTGTTGACAAAGTTGACGCGAAGGCTTGCACCTAAGATGTAGATGCCATCAGGTCAACTAGAGGCTGATTTAATCTTTCCTAAAGGTGCCTGCAGAACACAGAAACCTTGTCAAAGCTGTTGAATGGGGACACCAATATTAAGTTAATTTTGTAACTATGCCTGCCATTACATAACAATGGCTAGATGCCTGGTTCTAAAAATAGGCTGGCATATAATCAAAAGTTACCCAACAGTCAAGAGCAGGATGGTAGCAAGCTGGAGGCTAACAAATGCTAACCACCAACCAAACTCAAGCCATATGTCGAAACCAGCCCAGGCACCAGGATATAATGTTTCTACAAACCATAAATACGTCTAAGGTTGACATTTGAACCAAGCCTGGCACATCACCCTCACATTATATTCTTATCAGCACACTTTCACAACAGGATGTGGAGGGGAAGGATTTGGCATTATTAAAAGCTACAAGGCTGCCAAACTGGCGACTGCAGTTCAAGTCTTTGAGATCTCCAGTGACCAAAACCAGATATTTGTCACAGGATGTTGGACCATCTTAGGCATTTTTGAtgcaaccaaaaccaaaaccgGCGACCAAAACCGCCTGTTTTTCACGAGATGGCAGAACATCTCCAGCCATTTAATTGCTGATCAAAACCAGGTATTTGTCAAAGGGAGAGAGGGGACCATCTGTAGTTGCTGTTGTGGCCACcaaaactggatgtttttcatGGGTAAGTAAAACCACCTCAAGCCATTTtagtggcaaccaaaacaggtattttaagccaaaccatgatgttttccccTAACCAGTACCAAGTGGGTTTTTGTGCAGagacctaaccagagcataagcacacgTTTATGACAGAGAAATATAAAACTGAAGCTAAACAAAATTAGAGGAAGATACTTACGACTAACATGTAGTCTGAAGATTGGGTGGGTTAAAATGCAAAGATAATCTACTAATTTAACAAAAACAGTGGCACGTCAATGAAAGTTTTCTTTTAACCTTGATTCGGGAGGTGGTATGTCAGACATAGTAAGTGGTGTTTGACAACTTAACGGAATCCAAGCCTGTTGCAACGAAACCTTTCACGACGTGTCTGTATTCATACCTTTGAAATATCGTCAATGTTGTTGAGATTAACCTCGGTGAGTTCGGGGTCGTCGCTGAGAACTTGTTGGAGAGCATCGTCGACAACAGTTGGGTTTCCGGTCGCGTTCGGGTCGAcaggtggagggggaggagtcagTCTCATAGGCTCCACCCTCTGCGGCTTCAGTAGCATCGGGGCATCGTCCTGTGGTGTCAGCACCCTAGAATCCTTTGTGGGTTCAGGTTTCGATTTATTATCttgttcttcctcctcctcttcctcatcttcctcctcctctgttacagcttcctcctcttcctcgctctcctcctcttcctcttcctcttcctcctcctcttcctcctcctccttctcttcttcttccttctcctttgGTTTTTCGTgctttttctgttctttctcattttcaacATCTTTATCATCCTCCTCTCCGCTGCTTTCCTCAgtcacacactcctcctcttGTTCTTCATCctgtatgttaaaaaaatatccaAAGTTTGAAATTAAATCCTGTAGTTTGGGGTATTTGTTTTCTTATAAACGCATATAACATGTTTTGTGAAGCTTAATGTATGCAGATGGTTTTAAAGCAATAGTGGAAGAAAGAGTGGCTTATGATTTTCTTTCCTATTAGTAATTCAGATGACTTCTTAATTTTAGATTTATTAAAGGTAGGAAAGAGAAGGATAGTTGATGGTCGAGTGTCATTCCCAGATCGTCAAAC contains the following coding sequences:
- the lmod2b gene encoding leiomodin-2, whose product is MSFFGYRRELSKYEDVDEDELLASLSPEELAELEKELVDIDPDANVPIGLRQRDQTDKTPTGTFSREALMKYWENETRRLLEDEISGGSPKPDEEQEEECVTEESSGEEDDKDVENEKEQKKHEKPKEKEEEEKEEEEEEEEEEEEEEESEEEEEAVTEEEEDEEEEEEEQDNKSKPEPTKDSRVLTPQDDAPMLLKPQRVEPMRLTPPPPPVDPNATGNPTVVDDALQQVLSDDPELTEVNLNNIDDISKDTLIRFAEALRSNTHVRVFSLANTRADDPVALAVAKMLKENSSITSLNIESNYVTGKGVMAMVQALPGNNTLTELRFHNQRHMCGGQVEMEMVKVLRENHTLIKLGYQFNLPGPRMSMTGILTRNQDRQRQKRLQEQRQQQQQGAPEGAVNPRTTALKGTPRSSPYSSPRASPWSSPKLPRGDLAKKQTPPAPPPPPPPPPPPPPPPPPPPPPLPPREKKPTRMIAEVIKAHEAGSKKVTKTKGKKGKKGKLKEKGKDETSCILKELKNALRPVSVERRGEEGSRPSTPMRSAHDQLMESIRGSSVRNLRRVEVPHHLR